One region of Anoplopoma fimbria isolate UVic2021 breed Golden Eagle Sablefish chromosome 10, Afim_UVic_2022, whole genome shotgun sequence genomic DNA includes:
- the snx27a gene encoding sorting nexin-27a yields MDKMADVEDDETRSAPPSASRNGPVVGSSAGTAGQNTASVTVTSGPRMVRIVKSESGYGFNVRGQVSEGGQLRSINGELYAPLQHVSAVLPGGAADRAGISKGDRILEVNGVSVEGATHKQVVDLIRAGEKELVLAVLSVPAQEADGLEGGEEVQPNYDYSDKQAVPISVPTYKHVEQHSERFVVYNVYMSGRQLCSKRYREFAILHQNLKREYSNFNFPKIPGKWPFSLSEQQLDARRRGLEEFLERVCSVRVIGESDIMQEFLSESDENYNGVTDVELRIALPDKTTISVRVRKNSTTDQVYQALVMKVGMDSIMASYFALFEVINHSFVRKLVPNEFPHKLYVQNYTSAVPGTCLALRKWLFSFQEEELLRDNPLALHYCFHQALEDVKKGFIKTEDKSYQLQKLAEQRKMATYLSLLRTCEGYNEVAFPHCSCDSRRKGHVITAISINHFKLHACTEDGTLENQVIAFEWAEMQRWDTDEEGMAFCFEYARGEKKPRWVKIFTPYFNYMHECFERVFCELKWRKQVEEEASDKDNKNCSDNEYLPPLETQQKGWRHLGGEIATS; encoded by the exons ATGGATAAGATGGCGGATGTAGAAGACGATGAAACTCGGTCCGCTCCCCCTTCGGCATCCCGTAACGGTCCGGTCGTCGGTTCGTCTGCGGGGACCGCGGGCCAGAACACAGCCAGCGTTACGGTTACGTCAGGTCCGCGGATGGTGAGGATCGTCAAGTCGGAGTCCGGCTACGGCTTCAACGTCCGCGGACAAGTGAGCGAGGGAGGACAGCTGCGGAGCATCAACGGGGAGCTGTACGCTCCTCTGCAGCATGTCAGCGCCGTGTTGCCCGGAGGAGCGGCGGACCGAGCCGGGATATCAAAGGGTGACAGGATCCTGGAAGT TAATGGGGTGAGCGTGGAAGGTGCCACCCATAAGCAGGTGGTGGACCTCATCCGTGCAGGGGAGAAGGAGCTGGTTCTGGCTGTGCTGTCTGTTCCAGCTCAGGAGGCTGATGGAttggaaggaggagaggaggtccAACCCAACTATGACTACAGCGACAAGCAGGCAGTGCCCATTTCCGTACCCACATACAAACATGTAGAGCAGCACTCTGAGAGGTTTGTG GTATACAACGTGTACATGTCAGGAAGACAGCTGTGCTCGAAGCGCTACCGGGAGTTTGCCATCCTGCACCAGAACCTAAAGAGGGAGTATTCTAACTTCAACTTCCCAAAGATTCCTGGGAAATGGCCCTTCTCCCTGTCTGAACAGCAGCTGGATGCTCGCCGTAGAGGCCTGGAGGAATTTCTCGAGCGAG TTTGCTCTGTGCGGGTGATCGGGGAGAGTGACATCATGCAGGAGTTTCTCTCTGAATCAGATGAG AACTACAATGGAGTGACAGATGTAGAGCTGCGGATAGCCCTGCCAGACAAGACCACCATTTCTGTCAGAGTCCGCAAGAACAGCACCACAGACCAGGTGTACCAG GCATTAGTGATGAAGGTTGGGATGGACAGTATTATGGCGAGCTACTTTGCCCTTTTTGAAGTCATCAACCACTCCTTTG TGCGGAAGCTGGTTCCTAATGAGTTTCCCCACAAGCTTTATGTGCAGAATTACACGTCAGCAGTGCCGGGGACTTGCTTGGCGCTCCGCAAATGGTTGTTCAGCTTCCAGGAGGAGGAGTTACTAAGAGACAACCCGCTGGCACTGCACTACTGCTTTCACCAG GCATTGGAAGATGTGAAGAAGGGATTCATAAAAACAGAGGACAAATCCTACCAGCTGCAGAAACTGGCAGAGCAGCGCAAGATGGCCACG TACCTGAGTCTGTTGCGGACATGTGAGGGCTACAACGAGGTGGCCTTCCCCCACTGCTCCTGTGACTCCAGGAGGAAAGGACATGTCATCACAGCTATCAGCATCAATCACTTCAAGCTGCACGCTTGTACCGAGGACGGCACGCTGGAG AACCAGGTGATAGCTTTTGAGTGGGCGGAGATGCAGCGCTGGGACACCGATGAGGAGGGGATGGCTTTCTGCTTTGAATACGCCAGAGGGGAGAAGAAACCTCGCTGGGTCAAGATCTTCACTCCATAT TTTAACTACATGCATGAGTGCTTTGAGCGGGTCTTTTGTGAGCTGAAGTGGAGGAAACAG GTTGAGGAAGAGGCATctgacaaagacaacaaaaactgCAGTGACAATG